In Leptospira montravelensis, the DNA window CTTTTTTAAAACACAAAGCCTCTATTCGTTTATTAACAAATATTGATAATGATCACTTAGATTACTATAAAACCAGAGAAAAACTGGAAGATGCCTTCCTTGAATATATTTCCTTCGAAACAGAGGGAGATGTGGTATTGTTTGCCAGTGACCCAGGAATTAAAGAAGTCCTACAGCATAAAACAAATCAAATACATCCATCTTCGCAATTTCGACTTTACCTTTGTTTAGAAGAGAAAGATACAAAATCTGATTGGTATCAAAATTTAGAAACAAAACTGGGGAAAAATTTAGTTCCAGTGATTTACCAAATCAAAGAAGAGATTCTGAATTTTTCCTTTTTGGAATTTAAAAACGTAAACTTACAATTACCATATCCCGGTGTTCATTATCTAACCAATGGCCTTGTTGCTTTAGTGGGAACTTATGCGGCAGGAGTGACTCTCAAAATTTCCACTGAAATTCTCTTTCGTTATATAGGTGTGAAACGAAGGCAAGAGGTGTTAGGACATTGGAACGGAGTGACAGTCATGGATGATTATGGACACCATCCCACAGAAATTACGATGGTCATTCGGTCTTTAAAAAATAAAGTAAAATCAAAAGGAAAACTTGTTGTACTTTTCCAACCACACCGGTATACACGCACTCAATTGTTATTAAAAGAACTAGCAGAGTCACTTTCACTTGCGGACAGTTTACTCATCCTTCCCATTTATTCTGCCGGCGAATCTCCGATCTCTGGGATCAGTCACGAATCTTTTTTACCATTTCTGAATCAGAAAAATACAGAATTATTAAAGGGAGATATGTTTTTGGATCTATTGGTGATCAAAAACAAATTACAAGAGGGAGATATGTTCCTATGTTTAGGAGCGGGAAATGTAAGAGATTGGGGACTTCAGCTATTAGAAAATCAATCTTAATTACAGATCATGGAAAAGGGGATTTACCTCTTCTAAATTTCCTTTAAAATTCATATGCCCCATTTTTCTTCCTAATTTGGCTTCCTTTTTTCCATAAAGATGAAGTTGGTATCTATCATCCTTTAGTAGTGTTCTTGCGATCGCCAAACTTTCTTTATATTCATTTCCTAAAATATTTTTCATAAGAGTTGGTTTTGGTCTAACATCTGTTGGGGGTTGATTTCCGGTAATTGCAGAAACGTGTAAGTGAAATTGAGAAAAACTTTGACAGTCTTGTGTAAAATGACCTGTATTGTGTGGTCTCGGTGCAAACTCATTGAGATACATATGGTTTTCTTTCAGAAAAAATTCCACACCTATAGTTCCAACATAATCCAAAGATTCGGCAAGTTTTGATGCCATTTCAGTGGCTTCTAAATTTAATCCAACAGGAATTCTCGCAGGAAAAATTGATAAATCTAAAATATGATTTTTATGTTCGTTTTCAACAGCGCCATAACATACAATTTCCCCATTTTGGAAACGAGTGAGAATGATACTGATTTCTTTTTGAAAAGGAATTACTTCTTCAATTAAGTATTCTTCTTTCCCTGTGGGAAATGCCTTTTCTAAAAAGTCTTTGTATTCTCCCTCATCTTTCACTTTGACCTGACCTTTTCCATCATATCCAAAACGAAGAGTTTTTATGATCCAAGGATAGGGAATAGAAGTTTCCAATTGGGAAGATTCTTTGGTTAAATGAAAAAAATCAGCAGTTCGAAAACCTAACTTACGAAAATGAGTTTTTTCTAAAAAACGGTCTTGGGCAATGACAAGGGCTTTTGGTGGCGGAAAAATCTGAATATGTTTTTTTTCCGATTCTAAAAATTCTAAAGTTGATTTTGGAATATTCTCAAATTCAAAACTCAATACATCAATTTTAGATAGAAAGGTTTTCACACTAGATAAGTCTTCGTAATAGGCAACAGTTGCAGTGGCACCTGCTCTTTCACAAGGGGAATCTTTCTCCGGAGAATAACAATAAAATTCAAAACCTAGAGGTAGGGCCTCTAAACACATCATTTGTCCTAGTTGGCCAGAACCTAAAACACCAATTTTTAGATTTAGATTTTCTTTAGATGAGTTGGTCATTTTTTGAAAGGGCTAGTTTACGGTTTTTTTCCGCATAAGTTGCCAATTGATCGTGAAGTGAATTATCTAATAAGGAAAGAATACGGACAGCAAGTAATCCTGCGTTTGCTGCACCACTTGTTCCTATGGCTAAGGTTCCGACAGGAACACCTTTTGGCATTTGTACAATAGAAAGTAAACTATCCATTCCATTGAGAGCTTTCGATTGTATAGGAACACCTAACACAGGTAAAGTGGTTAAAGAAGCAGTCATTCCTGGTAAATGAGCCGCACCACCAGCTCCAGCGATAATAACACCAAAGCCATTCTGTTTTGCCGATTTTGCAAATTCCACCATTCGTTCTGGGGAACGATGAGCCGAAACAATTTCTTTTTCAAAAGGAATTCCAAACTCAGTCAAAATATCACAGGCTTCTTTCATAGTTTCCCAATCAGAATGTGAACCCATGATTACGGCTACTTTGGGTAGATTTGTAGGCATACGTGTAATCTAGGAAAAGCCAGTTCTGTATCAACCCTTAAATGTTTCTAAGCCTAGAACTATTCTTTCCATTTTCATCGACCGAGAACCTTTTACGAGTAAAACCGAATTCTTAGGAATTGTTGTTTTTATAAATTGAATGAGGTCCTCCGCGTCGTTAAAACATCGAGCCCCTGGGACTTGTTTTACCATAGGTTTTGTTTCTTCACCAAACCCAAGTAAGATACCTTTACCTATTCTTTGTATTTCTTTACCTATTTCTTCATGGTAGTATTTTGAAAATTTTCCTAGTTCCTTCATGGATCCGAGGATCCATACAATGTTCCGATTCCCAGCAATTTGTTCTGCGGCTCCAATACTAGAAAACATAGATTCAGGATTTGCATTATAACAATCGTCAATGATCGTATAATATCCCTGATTGATGTTCAATCGTTTGTCTGGACTTTTGTAATTTTGAACTGTTTTAGCGATATGATCATTAGAAATTCCAAAATGAATTCCAACAGCCATCATTCCACGAACATTACTGAGAAGTTTTGAACCTGGAAGTTTCCATAGAATTTCTTTTCCTTTCCAATCCAGTCGAAATCCATTGGATTCTATTTTACTAACCTTTAAAATAGGATTCTTTTTATGGTTCCAAACTTCTAAGTTTATATTTTGTTTTTTGGTTCTAATTTTAACCCGATTCAAAAAATCCAAATCATCAGGGACAAATAAAACGGAATTGGTTTCCATTCCGCAAATAATATCGATTTTTTCTTCCGCAATCGCTTCCCGGCTTTTTAAATTTTCAATATGAGCAGAACCAATATTAGTAATTAAAGCATGTGTAGGTCTTGCGATGAGAGAAAGACGAGAGATTTCACCCCTGTGGTTCATACCCAATTCACAAATGGCCACTCGAGTTTTTTCATTAATACGAAACAAGGTAAAGGGAAGTCCAATTTCATTATTGTAATTTTTTTCCGTAACTACCAAACTATCCTTTTTTAAAAAACCAAAAAGACCACCTAACAAATCTTTAGTTGTGGTTTTCCCTGATGAGCCAGTGACCGCA includes these proteins:
- the murC gene encoding UDP-N-acetylmuramate--L-alanine ligase, yielding MKGPILFLGIGGSGMSSLAHMALDLKLPVIGYDQKNSSITEYLKERGALIQNNISSIPLDGIEMVVYSSAINDKHKQVFDEIKSKNIPLKHRSEFMHILVSNQKSISVAGSHGKTSTTTMVSQILTEVGMDPTIMIGGDTSLLDKRGGKMGGGKFAVYESDESDGTFLKHKASIRLLTNIDNDHLDYYKTREKLEDAFLEYISFETEGDVVLFASDPGIKEVLQHKTNQIHPSSQFRLYLCLEEKDTKSDWYQNLETKLGKNLVPVIYQIKEEILNFSFLEFKNVNLQLPYPGVHYLTNGLVALVGTYAAGVTLKISTEILFRYIGVKRRQEVLGHWNGVTVMDDYGHHPTEITMVIRSLKNKVKSKGKLVVLFQPHRYTRTQLLLKELAESLSLADSLLILPIYSAGESPISGISHESFLPFLNQKNTELLKGDMFLDLLVIKNKLQEGDMFLCLGAGNVRDWGLQLLENQS
- a CDS encoding 5-(carboxyamino)imidazole ribonucleotide synthase, with protein sequence MTNSSKENLNLKIGVLGSGQLGQMMCLEALPLGFEFYCYSPEKDSPCERAGATATVAYYEDLSSVKTFLSKIDVLSFEFENIPKSTLEFLESEKKHIQIFPPPKALVIAQDRFLEKTHFRKLGFRTADFFHLTKESSQLETSIPYPWIIKTLRFGYDGKGQVKVKDEGEYKDFLEKAFPTGKEEYLIEEVIPFQKEISIILTRFQNGEIVCYGAVENEHKNHILDLSIFPARIPVGLNLEATEMASKLAESLDYVGTIGVEFFLKENHMYLNEFAPRPHNTGHFTQDCQSFSQFHLHVSAITGNQPPTDVRPKPTLMKNILGNEYKESLAIARTLLKDDRYQLHLYGKKEAKLGRKMGHMNFKGNLEEVNPLFHDL
- the purE gene encoding 5-(carboxyamino)imidazole ribonucleotide mutase, giving the protein MPTNLPKVAVIMGSHSDWETMKEACDILTEFGIPFEKEIVSAHRSPERMVEFAKSAKQNGFGVIIAGAGGAAHLPGMTASLTTLPVLGVPIQSKALNGMDSLLSIVQMPKGVPVGTLAIGTSGAANAGLLAVRILSLLDNSLHDQLATYAEKNRKLALSKNDQLI
- a CDS encoding UDP-N-acetylmuramoyl-tripeptide--D-alanyl-D-alanine ligase, producing MIAPFEYSLSTILSLFSKDPHWDRTENPSFRWITTSSVETKPGSLFVPLRGTRDGHEFIPDALSKGTIAFLCEKNHPILKQLSKEDLTKAIIVSDSLKALGVLARFHRDRFNPIVLAVTGSSGKTTTKDLLGGLFGFLKKDSLVVTEKNYNNEIGLPFTLFRINEKTRVAICELGMNHRGEISRLSLIARPTHALITNIGSAHIENLKSREAIAEEKIDIICGMETNSVLFVPDDLDFLNRVKIRTKKQNINLEVWNHKKNPILKVSKIESNGFRLDWKGKEILWKLPGSKLLSNVRGMMAVGIHFGISNDHIAKTVQNYKSPDKRLNINQGYYTIIDDCYNANPESMFSSIGAAEQIAGNRNIVWILGSMKELGKFSKYYHEEIGKEIQRIGKGILLGFGEETKPMVKQVPGARCFNDAEDLIQFIKTTIPKNSVLLVKGSRSMKMERIVLGLETFKG